From one Gracilibacillus salinarum genomic stretch:
- a CDS encoding phosphatidate cytidylyltransferase: protein MSETYWILIVIGLIMLVATFVFHFITKWQAAKDFSLIRFRIKTWWGMFGIFCVATLFNTTISLCAIMVLSYFALKEYFSMMKTRKSDRRLFLWAYLTIPVQFYWIFIGWYGMFIVFIPIYVFLFLPLPRIIGKGTIGFLRSVSVTQWGLMLMVFGLSHLAFFTVATPEYGANLVLYLIILTQINDVVQYLVSLYFGKRKVAPTANPYITWEGLAAGIIVTMLTAYFIYRYVTPFDPTFAILTGLLISVAGYFGSLTISVLKRDLLIGNRERMEKLEGRYLHRIDSLAYTAPVFFHVVRYFFDFM, encoded by the coding sequence TTGAGTGAAACGTATTGGATATTAATTGTAATAGGCTTGATCATGCTGGTGGCTACCTTTGTGTTTCATTTCATAACGAAGTGGCAAGCTGCAAAGGATTTCTCATTAATTCGTTTTCGTATCAAAACGTGGTGGGGCATGTTTGGAATTTTTTGTGTGGCGACGTTATTTAATACGACGATTTCTTTATGTGCGATTATGGTGCTTAGTTATTTCGCTCTGAAGGAATACTTTTCCATGATGAAGACAAGAAAATCAGATCGACGACTATTTTTATGGGCGTATCTCACTATTCCAGTACAATTTTATTGGATATTCATTGGCTGGTATGGCATGTTTATTGTTTTTATTCCGATTTATGTTTTTTTATTTCTGCCATTACCAAGAATCATTGGAAAAGGAACAATTGGCTTCTTACGGTCTGTTAGTGTGACGCAATGGGGGCTCATGCTGATGGTGTTTGGTCTAAGTCACCTTGCTTTCTTCACGGTAGCAACTCCCGAATATGGTGCCAATCTGGTATTGTACTTAATTATTTTGACTCAAATAAATGATGTCGTTCAATATTTAGTTTCTTTATATTTTGGCAAAAGAAAAGTAGCACCAACAGCAAATCCTTATATTACCTGGGAAGGTCTTGCGGCCGGTATTATAGTAACGATGTTGACTGCTTATTTTATTTATCGTTATGTAACACCATTCGATCCTACTTTCGCTATTCTTACCGGTTTATTAATAAGTGTAGCCGGCTATTTTGGCAGTCTGACTATTTCTGTTTTAAAGAGGGATTTACTGATCGGCAACAGGGAGAGAATGGAGAAGTTAGAAGGAAGGTATCTTCATCGCATTGACAGCTTGGCGTATACAGCGCCTGTTTTCTTTCATGTCGTACGTTATTTTTTTGATTTTATGTAA
- a CDS encoding LLM class flavin-dependent oxidoreductase: protein MKLSVLDQAPISRGETPERTLAHTLELAKWTESLGFHRYWVAEHHNTNGLASSSPEILMTRIASVTTTIRVGSGGVLLPQYSPYKIAENFKTLEAFFPGRIDLGIGRSPGGSQLTRSALTDNQNKSMNEFPRQLADLQGFLHNALPKEHPFRLVKAGPRIDHFPPIWVLGLSERGAINAAEIGAGFVFGHFINPQNGQAAIESYKKHFQASETMPDPTVIVCVFVVCAETEEEAEELAMTQDKWLWSVGKGADTKVPSLDEVKKKAFTEEQITIIRQNRERCVIGTPDQVKSALQELQDKYQADEIMVITNIHDFEAKKKSYQLIAEVVQPS, encoded by the coding sequence ATGAAACTAAGCGTATTAGATCAGGCACCAATCTCAAGAGGGGAAACACCGGAACGTACTCTTGCACATACACTTGAACTGGCGAAGTGGACAGAAAGTCTCGGATTTCATCGTTATTGGGTTGCAGAACATCATAATACCAACGGATTAGCGAGTTCTTCACCTGAAATTTTAATGACTAGGATTGCATCTGTAACCACTACGATTCGTGTAGGTTCTGGGGGAGTTCTCTTACCCCAATACAGTCCGTATAAAATCGCAGAAAATTTTAAGACGTTAGAAGCGTTTTTTCCAGGCAGGATTGATTTAGGAATAGGACGTTCGCCAGGAGGATCGCAACTGACACGTTCAGCTCTGACAGATAATCAGAATAAAAGCATGAATGAATTTCCCCGGCAATTAGCTGATCTGCAAGGATTCTTACATAATGCATTACCGAAAGAGCATCCATTTCGTCTAGTGAAAGCCGGACCAAGAATAGATCATTTTCCGCCGATATGGGTGTTAGGTCTATCAGAAAGAGGAGCCATTAATGCAGCGGAGATTGGAGCAGGATTTGTCTTTGGCCATTTTATTAATCCGCAAAATGGACAAGCAGCCATCGAAAGTTATAAAAAGCATTTCCAAGCTTCAGAAACAATGCCCGATCCTACTGTGATAGTTTGTGTGTTTGTCGTATGCGCCGAAACAGAAGAAGAGGCAGAAGAATTAGCAATGACTCAGGATAAATGGTTGTGGAGTGTAGGTAAAGGAGCAGATACAAAAGTACCTTCTCTAGATGAAGTGAAGAAAAAAGCTTTTACAGAAGAACAGATCACTATTATTCGTCAAAACCGGGAACGATGCGTGATCGGTACACCTGATCAAGTAAAATCAGCATTACAAGAGTTACAGGATAAGTACCAAGCCGATGAAATAATGGTGATCACTAACATCCACGATTTTGAAGCGAAAAAGAAATCGTATCAATTAATAGCGGAAGTTGTTCAGCCTTCATAA
- a CDS encoding YhgE/Pip domain-containing protein → MKTKRLAVIGMATLLVLPVSPVHAQDNVEKEEVVYATLDPTGSQNDMYVVNSFELAEPSDITDYGNYTKVQNLTDQTEITKDGNEMAFSTEKDQFYYQGDLEDKALPWNFDISYTLDGESIKPDQLLGKNGHVKIEITPSVNEEVNQVFSENYLLQISVTVDAALYQNLQAPEGTLANAGKNKQVSFTMMPDQAKSFVLEADVENFELEAIDISAVPSSMSIESPNMDDVTKDFKSLADATAEVNDGVGELSNGISELNNGVVQLEDGSAEYKSGIAELDNGSDQLVNGSASIKDALSTMKNSLDVELGGADFSELQSGLEDIAKGLDEAAGGLTDLQENYQKAYNALDESINAIPSNNISEDEMKALQAAVQDNEQNAAALNKLVKTYEAAQTAKGTYDQVNKAFAAVSPTLNEVDGSLTKMAESIRTMASEMAKATENMNIESSINQLTEGITQLSNQYNDFHSGLVEYTNGVGELSSAYGEVHSGITDLADGTQELENGANELHDGTTELADSTSDLPDQVQSEIDDMINEYDKSDFEAESFVSDKNENVKSVQFVIKTESITFDDENEEEDSGESEEKKGIWQRFLDLFR, encoded by the coding sequence ATGAAAACAAAACGACTGGCTGTAATTGGTATGGCGACGCTATTAGTTCTTCCTGTCTCTCCCGTACATGCACAGGACAATGTTGAAAAAGAAGAAGTTGTTTATGCAACATTGGATCCAACTGGCAGTCAGAACGATATGTATGTCGTTAACAGCTTCGAATTAGCTGAGCCTAGTGATATAACAGATTATGGTAACTATACTAAAGTACAAAATTTAACAGACCAGACAGAGATTACGAAAGACGGAAACGAAATGGCATTTTCTACTGAGAAGGATCAATTTTATTATCAAGGTGACCTCGAAGACAAAGCATTACCTTGGAACTTTGATATCTCTTATACGCTAGATGGTGAATCGATTAAACCAGATCAATTACTAGGCAAGAATGGTCATGTAAAGATTGAAATAACCCCATCTGTCAACGAAGAAGTTAATCAGGTATTCAGTGAAAATTATTTATTGCAAATTTCAGTAACGGTAGATGCTGCATTATATCAAAACTTACAAGCACCTGAGGGTACCTTGGCAAATGCAGGGAAAAATAAACAAGTATCGTTTACGATGATGCCAGACCAGGCAAAAAGTTTTGTTCTTGAAGCAGATGTCGAAAATTTTGAATTAGAAGCCATTGATATTTCGGCTGTACCATCGTCTATGTCGATAGAATCACCCAATATGGATGATGTGACCAAAGATTTCAAATCATTAGCAGATGCGACAGCAGAAGTGAATGATGGAGTCGGTGAGCTCTCGAACGGGATCAGTGAACTGAACAATGGTGTTGTACAACTGGAAGATGGCTCCGCAGAGTACAAAAGCGGAATAGCTGAGCTGGATAATGGCTCTGATCAACTTGTGAATGGTTCTGCTTCGATTAAGGATGCGTTAAGCACAATGAAAAACTCCTTAGATGTAGAGCTAGGTGGAGCTGACTTTAGTGAACTGCAAAGTGGTTTAGAAGATATTGCAAAGGGATTGGACGAAGCAGCTGGTGGATTGACAGACTTACAAGAAAATTATCAAAAGGCGTATAATGCGCTGGATGAATCGATTAATGCTATTCCGTCTAACAACATCTCAGAAGATGAAATGAAAGCTCTTCAAGCCGCTGTACAAGACAATGAACAAAACGCCGCGGCTTTAAATAAATTAGTAAAAACGTATGAAGCAGCGCAAACAGCTAAAGGAACATACGATCAAGTGAACAAAGCTTTCGCAGCTGTCAGTCCGACACTTAATGAAGTGGATGGTTCATTAACAAAAATGGCAGAATCCATAAGAACGATGGCTTCTGAAATGGCAAAAGCAACGGAAAATATGAATATCGAATCATCGATTAATCAATTGACAGAGGGAATAACCCAGCTCTCTAATCAATATAATGACTTCCACTCTGGATTGGTTGAGTATACGAATGGTGTTGGTGAATTATCAAGTGCATACGGAGAAGTGCATAGCGGGATTACGGATTTAGCTGATGGCACTCAAGAATTAGAAAATGGTGCTAACGAATTACACGATGGTACAACAGAATTAGCTGATTCTACAAGTGATTTACCGGACCAGGTACAGTCGGAAATTGACGATATGATCAACGAATACGACAAGTCTGACTTTGAAGCCGAATCATTCGTATCCGATAAAAATGAAAATGTGAAATCTGTTCAATTCGTTATCAAAACCGAAAGTATTACATTTGATGATGAGAATGAAGAGGAAGATAGCGGAGAGTCAGAAGAAAAGAAAGGTATATGGCAGCGATTTTTAGATTTGTTCAGATAA
- a CDS encoding efflux RND transporter permease subunit has protein sequence MIDLSTKIIRYKKPIVIIFFILTIISAVATLGVSINYNMADYLPEDSPSMNAVDLMDAEFDSGVENARVLLNDVTVQEALDYKKQLEAIDGVNEVMWLDDAIDLKKPLEMADADTVETYYKDSNALISLHIREGDEVAITDKIYELIGDDNALAGEAVDTASSQKMAGQESAYAAMLLVPIIILILIVSTNSWMEPVFFLTAIGVSVLINLGTNIFLGEISFVTQSVAPILQLAVSLDYAIFLLHSFSDFRDRGEEPTTAMRLAMKQSFSAITASASTTFFGFIALTFMNFEIGADLGVNLVKGIVLSFISVMVFLPALTLTFYKWIDKTQHKAIIPRFKNVGSRVLKLRVPVLLFVLLLIVPAFLAQSNTSFIYGTGTQPEDTRIGRDDAMIEDVFGKMTPMVLLVPRGDVAKEEELVQELKGLDEVSSVMAYVNTVDPAIPPDYLGESVTNQFYSENYARIILNTTTDSEGDEAFSLIETVRSEMESFYNGEGYLLGESVTLYDMKNVVQKDNVVVNLLTVISIAIVLLVTFRSLTIPIVLLLTIEAAVWINLAVPYFMDTSLVYVGYLIISTVQLAATVDYGILLTEAYNGNRKKMPALQAIKKTINEKIFSILISASILSSVGFILWATSTNPIVSSIGLLLGRGALLAFIMVVFFLPAMLVIFDKVIKKTTWKSNFYEGEDK, from the coding sequence ATGATTGACCTTTCAACAAAGATAATACGTTATAAAAAACCTATCGTAATTATTTTCTTTATCCTTACGATAATCAGTGCCGTGGCTACATTAGGTGTTTCGATCAATTACAATATGGCTGATTATCTTCCAGAAGACTCACCTTCAATGAATGCAGTTGATTTAATGGATGCAGAATTTGATTCGGGAGTCGAAAATGCACGTGTCTTACTGAATGATGTGACCGTGCAGGAAGCATTGGATTACAAGAAACAATTAGAAGCAATTGATGGAGTAAACGAAGTGATGTGGCTCGATGATGCCATTGATCTTAAAAAGCCACTTGAAATGGCTGATGCTGATACAGTAGAAACCTACTACAAAGATAGCAACGCATTAATCTCCTTACATATTCGCGAAGGAGACGAAGTAGCGATTACTGATAAGATTTATGAATTAATAGGTGATGACAATGCCTTAGCTGGAGAAGCTGTAGATACTGCTTCTTCACAAAAAATGGCGGGTCAGGAGTCTGCCTATGCAGCGATGTTACTTGTGCCTATTATCATTCTTATCCTGATTGTATCGACCAACTCTTGGATGGAACCAGTATTCTTTCTAACCGCAATTGGGGTATCGGTACTGATTAACCTTGGAACAAATATTTTTCTTGGTGAAATATCATTTGTGACCCAATCCGTCGCACCAATATTACAACTGGCCGTCTCGCTCGATTATGCGATCTTCCTGTTACACAGTTTTTCTGATTTCCGTGATAGAGGCGAAGAACCAACGACGGCTATGCGCTTAGCAATGAAGCAATCATTCTCTGCGATTACTGCCAGTGCTTCCACTACCTTCTTTGGTTTTATTGCACTAACCTTTATGAATTTTGAAATTGGGGCAGATTTAGGAGTTAATCTAGTAAAAGGTATTGTGCTCAGCTTTATTAGTGTTATGGTCTTCTTGCCAGCATTAACGTTAACCTTTTATAAATGGATTGATAAAACACAGCATAAAGCAATCATTCCTCGTTTCAAAAATGTCGGAAGTCGTGTGCTGAAACTAAGAGTACCTGTGTTACTGTTCGTTCTGTTATTGATTGTTCCTGCTTTTTTGGCACAAAGTAATACCAGCTTCATTTACGGAACAGGAACGCAACCGGAAGACACACGGATTGGTCGAGATGATGCGATGATTGAAGATGTCTTTGGTAAAATGACGCCAATGGTATTACTGGTACCACGTGGTGATGTTGCGAAAGAGGAAGAGCTTGTACAAGAATTGAAAGGATTAGATGAGGTATCAAGTGTAATGGCTTATGTTAATACAGTTGATCCAGCCATTCCGCCTGATTATTTAGGAGAGTCTGTCACAAATCAGTTTTACTCGGAGAATTATGCCAGAATTATTTTGAATACCACAACAGATTCAGAAGGTGACGAAGCATTTTCCTTAATTGAAACAGTAAGGTCAGAGATGGAAAGTTTTTATAACGGAGAAGGCTATTTACTCGGCGAGAGCGTGACACTGTATGATATGAAAAACGTCGTTCAAAAAGATAATGTAGTGGTTAACTTGTTAACCGTCATTTCCATTGCGATTGTCTTGTTAGTCACCTTCCGTTCCTTAACAATTCCGATCGTCTTGCTGTTGACGATCGAAGCAGCTGTATGGATTAATTTAGCCGTTCCTTATTTTATGGATACATCATTGGTTTATGTCGGCTATCTGATTATTAGTACAGTCCAGCTTGCGGCAACGGTTGATTACGGTATTCTCTTAACAGAAGCCTATAACGGAAATCGAAAGAAGATGCCAGCATTGCAGGCTATTAAGAAGACCATTAATGAGAAGATTTTCTCTATCTTAATTTCTGCATCGATTTTATCAAGTGTTGGCTTTATATTATGGGCAACTTCCACTAATCCAATTGTATCGTCGATCGGCTTGTTGCTTGGACGTGGCGCATTACTGGCGTTTATTATGGTCGTATTCTTCCTGCCAGCGATGCTAGTTATTTTTGACAAAGTGATTAAAAAAACAACATGGAAATCAAACTTTTATGAGGGGGAAGATAAATAA
- a CDS encoding TetR/AcrR family transcriptional regulator: protein MTEKLDRRKKYTRMVLKDSLINLLQYKPISSVTVKEICEKADINRSTFYTHYQDQTDLLTQIEEEFMEDLHRYLDAFSVESEDDALKTLEKLLEYIKDRKNMCQTLLNKHSDTKFENRIIIIARQFVMDHKINMRSEEAAYLSSFLISGAMQVIKDWLTNNTQQTPKQIAEMIDMFIHKGVNAKIH, encoded by the coding sequence GTGACAGAGAAATTAGATAGAAGAAAAAAATATACACGGATGGTCCTGAAGGATAGTTTGATCAACTTGCTTCAATACAAACCAATTAGCTCAGTAACTGTGAAAGAAATTTGTGAAAAAGCGGATATTAACCGCTCCACTTTTTATACACACTACCAGGACCAAACTGATTTATTAACGCAGATTGAAGAGGAGTTTATGGAGGATTTACATCGTTATCTTGATGCATTTAGCGTTGAATCAGAAGACGATGCATTAAAAACACTGGAAAAATTATTAGAATATATAAAAGATCGAAAAAACATGTGCCAAACGTTATTAAATAAGCATTCTGATACAAAATTTGAGAATCGTATTATCATCATTGCCAGACAATTTGTAATGGATCATAAAATTAATATGCGGTCAGAAGAAGCTGCCTATTTAAGTTCCTTCTTAATTAGTGGTGCAATGCAGGTTATTAAAGACTGGCTTACCAACAACACGCAACAAACTCCAAAGCAAATTGCTGAGATGATCGATATGTTTATCCACAAAGGCGTCAATGCCAAGATACATTAA
- a CDS encoding DUF3949 domain-containing protein, with protein MIDVMIITVALYLLVTLIAVPFQYRYLEGVLEEQQRLNQSTIEYYDNKEFREQLLHVNAQSGFLFSANLIAYLIFKKRKLL; from the coding sequence ATGATTGATGTAATGATCATTACCGTAGCACTGTACCTTTTGGTAACCCTTATTGCTGTGCCGTTTCAATATCGTTATTTGGAAGGGGTGCTGGAAGAACAGCAAAGGCTGAATCAATCAACAATCGAATATTACGACAACAAAGAATTCAGGGAACAACTTCTTCATGTCAATGCCCAAAGCGGTTTCCTCTTTTCTGCAAATTTGATTGCTTATCTGATTTTTAAAAAGAGAAAGCTGCTTTAA
- a CDS encoding VOC family protein, whose product MPINPYLMLNGNAREAIHLYEEAFQTKADSVQTYGDMPGETSNIPVEANALILHARIEVDGTPIMISDVMPDSSFVQGNNINLTLVSSDADFITHAYNILKQNGQIEMELQETFWTKYFAKLVDQFGVQWQLSVE is encoded by the coding sequence ATGCCAATTAATCCTTATCTGATGTTAAATGGTAACGCACGTGAAGCTATACATTTATATGAAGAAGCTTTTCAAACGAAAGCTGATTCGGTGCAAACGTACGGTGATATGCCTGGTGAAACAAGTAATATCCCTGTTGAGGCAAATGCTCTCATTTTACATGCCAGAATTGAAGTGGATGGTACGCCAATTATGATCTCTGATGTAATGCCCGATAGTTCCTTTGTGCAAGGTAATAATATAAACTTAACACTCGTTAGCAGTGATGCAGATTTCATTACACATGCTTATAACATTTTGAAGCAGAATGGCCAGATCGAAATGGAGTTACAGGAAACCTTTTGGACAAAGTATTTCGCAAAATTAGTAGATCAATTCGGGGTGCAATGGCAATTAAGTGTGGAGTAA
- a CDS encoding SDR family NAD(P)-dependent oxidoreductase, with protein sequence MIQLEGKVAIVTGGASGIGLAAVKAFINKGSKVVIADFNEKGGKKAEQELKEQGQDVLFVKVDVAEEASVENMIAETVNAFGTVDVLVNNAGFGSMSASHERTYEDYLNIVNVNQGGVFLGSKHAIKEMLKNGGGSIINTASVLGFVAQPEALPYNAAKGAVVTMTKSLAAEYADKNIRVNAVAPGFVESGAVNKEALGDFYDGLVAKHPIGRLGNPEEIAHAIIFLAENEVVTGTTVTVDGGYTAI encoded by the coding sequence ATGATTCAATTAGAGGGAAAAGTTGCGATTGTTACTGGAGGAGCATCTGGTATCGGATTAGCGGCTGTAAAGGCTTTTATTAACAAGGGGTCTAAAGTTGTTATTGCAGATTTTAATGAAAAAGGCGGAAAGAAAGCAGAGCAGGAATTAAAGGAACAGGGGCAAGATGTATTATTCGTTAAAGTAGATGTGGCAGAGGAAGCTTCTGTTGAGAATATGATCGCTGAAACGGTTAATGCATTTGGAACAGTAGATGTACTGGTGAATAATGCTGGTTTTGGTTCTATGAGTGCTTCACACGAGAGAACGTACGAAGATTACTTAAACATTGTGAATGTCAACCAAGGTGGTGTGTTCTTAGGATCAAAACATGCGATTAAAGAAATGCTGAAAAATGGTGGAGGCTCTATCATTAATACTGCATCGGTTCTTGGCTTTGTGGCTCAACCTGAAGCACTTCCATACAACGCGGCAAAAGGTGCAGTTGTCACGATGACAAAATCGTTGGCAGCGGAATATGCCGATAAGAATATCCGTGTTAATGCGGTAGCACCAGGTTTTGTGGAGTCAGGAGCTGTGAACAAAGAGGCGCTTGGTGATTTCTACGATGGATTAGTCGCTAAGCATCCAATTGGACGTCTTGGTAATCCAGAGGAAATTGCCCATGCGATTATTTTCTTAGCAGAGAATGAGGTTGTAACAGGTACAACTGTAACAGTAGATGGTGGATATACTGCTATTTAA
- a CDS encoding SDR family NAD(P)-dependent oxidoreductase has translation MDFKGKVVLITGAAGGIGIAAAKAFANQGAKLALVDLSKETIEAKLTDLHTENLIFLSADVTKEADVIQYVEETKNKFGSIDVFINNAGINGEFGNLDEQTEENFQAVFGVNVLGAFLGLKHVLSVMKQQESGAIVNTASNGGLLGAPGMGIYAASKHAVIGLNKTAALEAASFGVRVNAVAPSGVDTQMMRSIETNAMPGSEGNARTQFEASVPMNRYATAEEIADLMVFLASDKASFISGAYYRIDGGQGATSV, from the coding sequence ATGGACTTCAAGGGGAAAGTTGTATTAATTACTGGAGCAGCTGGTGGAATAGGGATCGCTGCTGCGAAAGCCTTTGCAAATCAAGGTGCTAAACTAGCATTGGTAGATTTATCGAAAGAGACGATCGAAGCGAAACTTACGGATCTTCATACAGAAAATTTGATATTTCTGTCAGCAGACGTTACGAAGGAAGCAGATGTTATCCAATATGTAGAAGAGACAAAAAACAAATTTGGAAGCATTGATGTATTTATCAACAATGCCGGAATTAATGGAGAATTCGGCAATTTAGACGAACAGACAGAGGAAAATTTTCAGGCAGTATTTGGGGTTAATGTGTTAGGCGCATTTTTGGGCTTAAAACATGTGTTGTCTGTGATGAAACAACAGGAGAGCGGTGCGATTGTTAACACAGCATCTAATGGTGGCTTGTTAGGTGCACCAGGAATGGGGATTTATGCAGCTTCCAAACATGCGGTCATTGGATTAAACAAAACAGCAGCATTAGAAGCAGCATCCTTCGGTGTTCGTGTGAATGCGGTTGCGCCATCAGGAGTAGATACACAAATGATGAGATCGATTGAAACCAATGCGATGCCAGGAAGCGAAGGAAATGCCAGAACGCAATTTGAAGCGAGCGTACCGATGAATCGTTATGCAACTGCGGAAGAAATTGCAGATTTAATGGTGTTTCTGGCATCTGATAAAGCATCCTTTATTTCTGGTGCATATTATCGAATCGACGGTGGCCAAGGCGCTACATCTGTATAA
- a CDS encoding IS3 family transposase, whose amino-acid sequence MGRPYYSTEFKWKVVQEYKNEGRVLEKMTKKYGVHHSTVKKWAKIVEKEGKQGLNKQGEIQYYSKERKRKAIRDYLSGNYSVREVTEMHDISDASVLRNWLKKYNRYRERQARAEERGFSMTVKRRPTAMTERIEIVKFALYHDKDYQYTADMYGVSYQQVYQWIRKYEAKGWDGLQDRRGKPKPWADLTKEEKLKRENREKDKENERLRAEVAFLKKWDELGEEVVTTITRVRHEHLYQVIQQLQKETAFSICLLCEVAGVNRGAYHRWLIREDTEEDQFNRELLQEIRKLYDEWDQAIGYLRMTSELKRKFEHPINHKRIYRLMDIEGIKAVIRRKTRSYIPSRPEHTAANILNREFHADKPNEKWLTDVTEFKYGKGNKAYLSAILDLNENRIVAFKIRRANNNELVFDTLIEALNELSDGEHPLIHTDRGVQYTSYGFKRIVENAGLQHSMSRPGKCIDNGPMEGFWSSLKCEKYYLHQQEYQTFSQLVQAITEYIHFYNYERLQLTLNGYTPMECFENTVA is encoded by the coding sequence GTGGGACGTCCATATTATTCAACAGAATTCAAATGGAAAGTGGTTCAAGAATATAAAAATGAAGGCCGTGTGTTGGAGAAGATGACGAAAAAATACGGTGTGCATCATTCTACCGTTAAGAAATGGGCCAAAATCGTAGAAAAAGAAGGGAAACAAGGTTTAAATAAACAAGGTGAGATTCAATATTATTCGAAGGAACGGAAACGTAAAGCCATCCGAGATTATTTATCTGGGAACTATTCAGTTCGAGAAGTGACAGAAATGCATGATATATCAGATGCATCGGTTTTAAGGAATTGGTTGAAAAAGTATAATCGGTATAGGGAGAGACAAGCACGTGCTGAAGAAAGGGGATTCTCTATGACGGTTAAAAGACGACCAACAGCGATGACAGAACGCATTGAAATCGTGAAATTTGCGTTATATCATGATAAGGATTACCAATACACCGCTGACATGTATGGTGTTTCTTATCAACAGGTATATCAATGGATACGGAAATATGAAGCTAAAGGCTGGGATGGACTTCAGGATCGACGTGGAAAACCAAAACCATGGGCTGATTTAACGAAAGAGGAGAAACTAAAGCGTGAAAATCGAGAAAAAGATAAGGAAAATGAAAGATTGCGTGCAGAGGTGGCTTTCTTAAAAAAGTGGGACGAGCTAGGAGAGGAGGTGGTCACGACGATAACTAGAGTACGTCATGAGCATCTCTATCAGGTGATTCAACAACTACAAAAAGAAACGGCCTTTTCAATTTGTCTATTGTGTGAGGTGGCAGGGGTTAATCGTGGTGCCTATCACAGGTGGCTAATCCGAGAAGATACAGAGGAAGATCAGTTTAATCGAGAATTGTTACAAGAGATACGTAAGTTGTACGATGAATGGGATCAAGCAATTGGTTATCTGCGAATGACTAGCGAGTTAAAAAGAAAATTTGAGCATCCGATCAATCACAAGCGTATCTATCGATTAATGGATATTGAAGGGATAAAAGCAGTTATACGACGAAAAACCAGATCCTATATACCATCAAGACCTGAGCACACAGCAGCGAATATCTTAAATCGCGAGTTTCACGCAGATAAGCCGAATGAGAAATGGTTAACAGATGTGACAGAATTTAAGTACGGAAAAGGGAACAAAGCTTATTTAAGCGCCATATTAGATTTAAACGAAAACCGAATTGTGGCATTTAAGATAAGAAGAGCGAATAACAATGAATTGGTATTTGATACGTTGATTGAGGCTTTAAACGAGTTATCAGACGGCGAGCACCCTCTCATTCACACGGATCGAGGCGTACAATATACCTCGTATGGATTTAAACGAATCGTGGAGAATGCAGGACTACAACATAGTATGTCGCGTCCAGGGAAATGTATTGATAATGGACCGATGGAGGGCTTTTGGAGTTCATTAAAATGCGAAAAATATTATCTACATCAACAAGAATATCAAACCTTTTCTCAATTAGTACAAGCCATTACGGAGTATATTCACTTTTACAATTATGAACGTTTACAACTAACATTAAATGGTTATACCCCGATGGAATGTTTTGAAAATACAGTAGCTTAG